The region TATCGGAAAGTAACAATGCATAAACTTTACATAAAAAATATGGTTTGCAGCCGTTGTATTATGGTGGTGCAAAAATTACTTGAAGATTGTGGTCACACAGTTTTGAATGTTCAGTTGGGTGAAGTGACGATTGCAACAACACCTGATAAAATAGAAAAGATACAGTTACAGAATAAATTGAATGAATTGGGTTTTGAATTGATAGATGATATAAAAAGCCGAATCATAGAAAAAATAAAAACATTAATTATTGACTTAGTCCATCACCGTGACGTAGAATTAAAAAAAAATCTATCTGATATATTAAGTGGCAATTTAAATCACGATTACACTTATTTGTCTAATCTTTTTTCAGAAGTAGAGGGCACCACAATAGAAAAGTATTTTATCGCTCAGAAGATTGAACGCGTTAAAGAGCTTTTAGTCTATAATGAATTATCATTAAGTGAAATTGCATATAAGCTCAATTACTCAAGTGTAGCTTATTTGAGTAATCAGTTCAAGAAGATAACCGGTTTAACCCCAAGTCATTTTAAGCAAATAAAAGCCAATAAGCGCAAGCCGCTGGACGAAGTGTAAATATTACAACTTATTTCTATAATACTGTAACATTTTTTGATTTCATTCTTTGCACCTTTGTTGTGTAAAAATGTAGATATGAAAAAGAATGCAGATGACACTATTTTTCTTTCTTTAGAGAATGTAGAAAGCGAGCATTGCGCTCGTATAGTTGATAAAGGCCTGTCGCAGGTTATAGGTGTTGAATCACATCAGGTTGAATTAAATAACAGACGGGCTATTATTACTGTAACAA is a window of Bacteroidia bacterium DNA encoding:
- a CDS encoding AraC family transcriptional regulator, which encodes MHKLYIKNMVCSRCIMVVQKLLEDCGHTVLNVQLGEVTIATTPDKIEKIQLQNKLNELGFELIDDIKSRIIEKIKTLIIDLVHHRDVELKKNLSDILSGNLNHDYTYLSNLFSEVEGTTIEKYFIAQKIERVKELLVYNELSLSEIAYKLNYSSVAYLSNQFKKITGLTPSHFKQIKANKRKPLDEV